A single genomic interval of Rhodopseudomonas palustris harbors:
- a CDS encoding amino acid ABC transporter permease: MAIDARPPPPQLVAKLRRALGGRSGWKGLLAQVLFVAALFWIGYEIVDNARDNLANQRIASGFAFMSHTAGFGVSQTLIPYQESDSYTRVFLVGLINTLVVSVVGIFFATVIGFAVALARLSPNWLISRIGGGYVEIVRNLPLLFQILFWYLAVLGSLPSPRQSVSVMDSFFLSNRGIVVPRLAGEAGLDGFLVALLIAVAAAIVLPLYARRRLFATGKPMRVWPWVLGLLIGLPLIAFLIVGKPFSLEVPVLRGFNFVGGSRIAPEFVALTLALSTYTAAFIAEVVRAGILSVHKGQMEAGASLGLSRGQTLRLIVIPQAMRVILPPLTNQYLNLTKNSSLAVAIGYPDLFSVFAGTTLSQTGQAIEVIAITMGVYLLISLVTSALMSLYGWRINRSMGA; encoded by the coding sequence ATGGCGATCGACGCACGCCCACCGCCGCCGCAGCTCGTCGCGAAACTGCGACGAGCGCTCGGTGGTCGCTCAGGCTGGAAGGGGCTGCTGGCCCAAGTGCTGTTCGTCGCGGCGCTGTTTTGGATCGGCTACGAGATCGTCGATAACGCCCGCGACAACCTTGCCAACCAGCGGATCGCCTCGGGCTTCGCCTTCATGTCGCACACCGCGGGATTCGGCGTCAGTCAGACGCTGATCCCGTATCAGGAGTCCGACAGCTACACCCGCGTGTTCCTGGTCGGCCTGATCAACACGCTGGTGGTGTCGGTCGTCGGCATCTTCTTCGCCACCGTGATCGGGTTCGCGGTCGCGCTGGCGCGGCTGTCGCCGAACTGGCTGATCTCGCGGATCGGCGGCGGCTATGTTGAAATCGTCCGCAACCTGCCGCTGCTGTTCCAGATCCTGTTCTGGTACCTGGCCGTGCTCGGCTCGCTGCCGTCACCGCGCCAGAGCGTCTCGGTGATGGACAGCTTCTTCCTGTCCAACCGGGGCATCGTGGTGCCGCGGCTAGCCGGCGAGGCGGGGCTCGATGGCTTCCTGGTCGCGCTCCTGATCGCCGTCGCTGCCGCGATCGTATTGCCGCTGTACGCCCGGCGCCGGCTGTTTGCGACCGGCAAGCCGATGCGGGTATGGCCCTGGGTACTCGGTCTGCTGATCGGATTGCCGCTGATCGCATTCCTGATTGTCGGCAAGCCGTTTTCGCTGGAAGTGCCGGTGCTGCGCGGCTTTAATTTCGTCGGCGGTTCGCGGATCGCGCCGGAATTCGTCGCCCTGACGCTGGCGCTGTCGACCTACACGGCCGCGTTCATCGCCGAAGTCGTCCGCGCCGGCATTTTGTCGGTACACAAGGGGCAGATGGAGGCGGGGGCCTCGCTCGGCCTGTCGCGCGGGCAGACTCTGCGGCTGATCGTGATCCCGCAGGCCATGCGGGTGATCCTGCCGCCGCTGACCAACCAGTATCTCAACCTGACCAAGAACTCCTCGCTGGCGGTGGCGATCGGCTATCCCGACCTGTTCTCGGTGTTTGCCGGTACCACGCTGAGCCAGACCGGCCAGGCGATCGAGGTAATTGCGATCACCATGGGCGTGTATCTGCTGATCTCGCTGGTCACCAGCGCGCTGATGAGCCTGTACGGGTGGCGGATCAACCGGAGCATGGGCGCATGA
- a CDS encoding amino acid ABC transporter ATP-binding protein yields the protein MADTPIVSIAGLNKWYGEFHVLRDISLDVARSERIVICGPSGSGKSTLIRCINALEEFQEGQIVVDGIDLGPTLKHVDEIRREVGMVFQSFNLFPHLTVLENCTLAPIWVRNIPKKDAEATAMKFLERVRIPDKANKYPGQISGGQQQRVAIARALSMNPKVMLFDEPTSALDPEMVKEVLDTMVDLAEEGMTMLVVTHEMGFAREVADRVVFMDAGQIIEANEPKEFFAHPQHARTKLFLSQILR from the coding sequence ATGGCTGATACTCCGATCGTCTCGATCGCGGGCCTGAATAAATGGTACGGCGAGTTCCACGTGCTGCGCGACATCAGCCTCGATGTCGCGCGCAGCGAACGCATCGTGATCTGCGGGCCGTCGGGCTCGGGCAAATCGACGCTGATCCGCTGCATCAACGCGCTGGAGGAGTTTCAGGAAGGCCAGATCGTGGTCGACGGCATCGACCTCGGCCCCACCCTGAAACACGTCGACGAGATCCGCCGCGAAGTCGGGATGGTGTTCCAGAGCTTCAACCTGTTTCCGCACCTCACCGTGCTGGAGAACTGCACGCTGGCGCCGATCTGGGTGCGCAACATCCCGAAGAAGGATGCCGAAGCCACCGCGATGAAATTCCTGGAGCGGGTCCGGATTCCTGACAAGGCGAACAAATATCCCGGCCAGATTTCCGGCGGTCAGCAGCAGCGCGTGGCGATCGCGCGGGCGCTGTCGATGAACCCGAAGGTGATGCTGTTCGACGAGCCGACCTCGGCGCTCGACCCGGAGATGGTCAAGGAGGTGCTCGACACCATGGTCGACCTCGCCGAGGAAGGCATGACCATGCTGGTGGTGACGCACGAAATGGGCTTCGCCCGCGAGGTCGCCGACCGCGTCGTGTTCATGGATGCCGGCCAGATCATCGAGGCGAACGAGCCGAAGGAATTCTTCGCCCATCCGCAGCACGCGCGGACCAAGCTGTTCCTCAGCCAGATCCTGCGCTGA
- a CDS encoding NAD(P)/FAD-dependent oxidoreductase: MRVAIVGTGIAGNAAAWALSQRYPVTVYERELRAGGHSHTVTVDYDGTTIPVDIGFIVYNQLNYPDLTAMFAHLGVETVESCMSFSVSADAGRFEWKGGGSNWLETADGLFAQRRNLLSPSYLQMLRHILVFNEKSVEDFKTGALAGLTLGDYFESRKFAPRLLTDYLAPMGAAIWSAPASQILDFPAENFVAFFNNHRLLHYERPIWRTVKGGSARYVEKLTSAFKDDMRLGAAVTSIERSPKGVIVRDSLGGLGVFDHVVIGAHSDQALAMLSDASDIERDILGSIGYAPNMVYLHRDPRLMPKRKRAWASWNFLRWQREGSPVNDVAVTYWMNRLQGIDADKPLFVSLNPPFEPAPELTFGRYACDHPQYTANAFAAQRRVGELQGHRNTWFCGAWTGYGFHEDGLRSGLAVAEHLGAPVPWRGPPSEFREAAE; encoded by the coding sequence ATGCGCGTTGCTATCGTTGGAACGGGAATCGCGGGGAATGCTGCCGCGTGGGCGCTGTCGCAGCGCTATCCTGTCACAGTCTATGAGCGCGAACTGCGCGCTGGCGGCCACAGCCACACCGTCACGGTCGATTACGACGGCACCACGATCCCGGTCGACATCGGCTTCATCGTCTACAATCAGCTCAACTATCCCGATCTCACCGCGATGTTCGCGCATCTCGGCGTCGAGACCGTCGAAAGCTGCATGAGCTTTTCGGTCAGCGCCGACGCCGGACGATTCGAATGGAAGGGCGGCGGATCGAACTGGCTGGAAACGGCGGACGGTCTGTTCGCGCAGCGCCGCAATCTGCTTTCGCCATCGTACCTGCAGATGCTCCGCCACATCCTTGTCTTCAACGAAAAGAGTGTCGAAGATTTCAAGACAGGCGCGCTCGCCGGCCTGACGCTCGGCGACTATTTCGAAAGCCGCAAATTCGCACCGCGATTGCTGACCGACTATCTGGCGCCGATGGGCGCGGCGATCTGGTCGGCCCCGGCGTCGCAGATCCTGGATTTCCCGGCGGAGAATTTCGTCGCCTTCTTCAACAACCATCGACTGCTGCATTACGAACGCCCGATCTGGCGCACCGTGAAGGGCGGCAGCGCGCGCTACGTCGAGAAGCTGACCAGCGCCTTCAAGGACGACATGCGGCTCGGCGCAGCCGTGACCTCGATCGAACGCTCGCCGAAAGGCGTGATCGTCCGCGACAGCCTCGGCGGCCTTGGCGTGTTCGATCACGTGGTGATCGGCGCCCACAGCGATCAGGCGCTGGCGATGCTCTCGGACGCCAGCGACATCGAGCGCGACATTCTCGGCAGCATCGGCTACGCGCCGAACATGGTGTACCTGCACCGCGACCCGCGGCTGATGCCGAAGCGCAAGCGCGCCTGGGCGTCGTGGAATTTCCTGCGCTGGCAGCGCGAGGGCTCGCCGGTCAACGACGTCGCCGTCACCTACTGGATGAACCGGCTGCAGGGCATCGATGCCGACAAGCCGCTGTTCGTCAGCCTCAACCCGCCGTTCGAACCCGCGCCGGAACTGACGTTCGGCCGTTACGCCTGCGATCATCCGCAATACACCGCCAATGCATTTGCCGCGCAGCGCCGCGTCGGCGAACTCCAGGGGCATCGCAACACCTGGTTCTGCGGGGCCTGGACCGGCTACGGGTTCCATGAGGACGGGCTTCGTTCGGGTCTTGCGGTCGCCGAGCACCTCGGCGCCCCGGTGCCGTGGCGCGGCCCGCCGTCGGAATTCCGCGAAGCGGCCGAATAG
- the metC gene encoding cystathionine beta-lyase codes for MDASDSSGTPAPLSTQTRLVTAGRDTAAQKGFVNPPVVHGSTVLYPTAADLHAHRGEYSYGRHGTPTTKALQQALIALEGPQCAGVGITPSGVSAISTALLAVVKAGDHVLVCDNAYRPTRLFCDQMLKRLGVETSYFDPLIGAGIASHLRPNTVAVVVEAPGSQSFEMPDIPAIAAVAKQHGALVIDDNTWATPLYHRSLEQGVDISIQAATKYIGGHSDIMFGTISANAAAWPKVSEAIRLLGVCAGPDDVFLALRGLRTLEVRLARHYQAGLDMARWLAARPEVQRVLHPGLDTDPGHAIWKRDFTGASGLFSIVLQPAPQAAVDALLDTVSLFGMGYSWGGFESLVIPFDCASYRTATQWNPSGPALRLHIGLESTDDLKADLERGFAAFNAAR; via the coding sequence ATGGACGCCTCCGACTCCAGCGGGACACCCGCGCCGCTCAGCACGCAGACCCGCCTCGTCACCGCGGGGCGCGACACTGCGGCGCAGAAGGGCTTCGTCAATCCTCCGGTGGTGCACGGTTCGACGGTGCTGTATCCGACCGCGGCCGATCTGCACGCCCATCGTGGCGAGTACTCCTATGGACGACACGGCACCCCGACCACCAAGGCGCTGCAGCAGGCGTTGATCGCGCTTGAAGGTCCGCAGTGTGCCGGCGTCGGCATCACCCCCTCCGGCGTGTCGGCGATTTCGACCGCCCTGCTCGCCGTGGTCAAAGCCGGCGATCATGTGCTGGTGTGCGACAATGCGTATCGGCCGACCCGGCTGTTCTGCGATCAGATGCTGAAGCGGCTCGGCGTCGAGACCAGTTATTTCGATCCGCTGATCGGCGCCGGCATCGCGTCGCATCTGCGGCCGAACACCGTGGCGGTGGTGGTCGAGGCGCCGGGATCGCAGTCGTTCGAGATGCCGGATATCCCGGCGATCGCCGCGGTCGCCAAGCAGCACGGCGCGCTGGTGATCGACGACAACACCTGGGCGACGCCGCTGTATCATCGCTCGCTGGAACAAGGCGTGGATATCTCGATCCAGGCAGCGACCAAATATATCGGCGGTCACTCCGACATCATGTTCGGCACCATCTCGGCCAATGCGGCGGCATGGCCGAAGGTGTCGGAAGCAATCCGGCTGCTCGGCGTCTGCGCCGGACCGGACGATGTGTTCCTGGCGCTGCGCGGCCTGCGCACCCTGGAGGTGCGGCTGGCCCGCCACTATCAGGCAGGCCTGGACATGGCGCGCTGGCTCGCGGCACGTCCCGAGGTGCAGCGCGTGCTGCATCCCGGCCTCGACACCGATCCGGGCCATGCGATCTGGAAGCGCGACTTCACCGGCGCCTCGGGCCTGTTCTCGATCGTGCTGCAGCCGGCGCCGCAGGCCGCCGTCGATGCGCTGCTCGACACCGTGTCGCTGTTCGGGATGGGCTATTCCTGGGGCGGCTTCGAAAGCCTGGTGATCCCATTCGACTGCGCGTCGTACCGGACGGCGACGCAATGGAACCCGAGCGGCCCGGCACTGCGGCTGCATATCGGGCTGGAATCGACCGACGATCTGAAGGCAGATTTGGAGCGCGGCTTCGCCGCCTTCAACGCCGCGCGCTGA
- a CDS encoding cysteine synthase A, with protein sequence MSIKNDVVDAIGNTPLIKLKRASEATGCTILGKAEFMNPGQSVKDRAALFIIQDAVKRGTLRPGGVVVEGTAGNTGIGLALVANALGFRTVIVIPNTQSQEKKDMLRLCGAELIEVPAVPYANPNNYVKLSGRLAAQLAETEPNGAIWANQFDNVANRQAHIETTAPEIWNQTDGKVDGFVAAVGSGGTLAGVSIGLKQFNPKVRAVLADPLGSALYNYYKNGALKSEGSSITEGIGQGRVTANLEGVQIDDAYQIPDDEAVPLIYDLLEHEGLCLGGSSGINVAGAIRLAKDLGPGHTIVTILCDYGSRYQSKLFNPDFMRSKNLPVPDWMETKSTIQVPFEQA encoded by the coding sequence ATGAGCATCAAGAACGACGTCGTCGACGCCATCGGCAACACGCCCCTGATCAAATTGAAGCGCGCGTCGGAGGCGACCGGCTGCACCATTCTCGGCAAGGCCGAGTTCATGAATCCGGGCCAGTCGGTGAAGGATCGGGCTGCGCTGTTCATCATCCAGGATGCGGTGAAGCGCGGGACGCTCCGTCCTGGCGGTGTCGTGGTCGAAGGCACCGCCGGCAATACCGGCATCGGGCTGGCGCTGGTCGCCAATGCACTCGGTTTCCGCACCGTGATCGTGATCCCGAACACGCAGAGCCAGGAAAAGAAGGACATGCTGCGGCTGTGCGGCGCCGAGCTGATCGAGGTGCCCGCCGTCCCCTACGCCAATCCCAACAACTACGTGAAGCTGTCCGGCCGTCTCGCCGCGCAGCTCGCCGAAACCGAACCGAACGGAGCGATCTGGGCCAATCAGTTCGACAACGTCGCCAACCGCCAAGCCCATATCGAGACGACCGCACCGGAGATCTGGAATCAGACCGATGGCAAGGTCGACGGCTTCGTCGCCGCGGTCGGCTCCGGCGGCACGCTGGCCGGCGTGTCGATCGGCCTCAAGCAGTTCAATCCGAAAGTCCGCGCCGTGCTCGCCGACCCATTGGGCTCGGCGCTGTACAATTACTACAAGAACGGCGCGCTGAAGTCGGAAGGCTCCTCGATTACCGAAGGCATCGGCCAGGGCCGCGTCACCGCCAATCTGGAAGGCGTGCAGATCGACGACGCCTATCAGATCCCCGACGATGAAGCGGTGCCGCTGATCTACGATCTGCTCGAACACGAAGGCCTGTGCCTCGGCGGCTCGAGCGGCATCAACGTTGCCGGCGCGATCCGCCTCGCCAAGGATCTTGGCCCCGGCCACACCATCGTGACCATCCTGTGCGATTACGGCAGCCGCTATCAGTCCAAGCTGTTCAACCCGGACTTCATGCGCAGCAAGAACCTGCCGGTGCCGGACTGGATGGAGACCAAGAGCACGATTCAGGTGCCGTTCGAGCAGGCCTAA
- a CDS encoding lipid-A-disaccharide synthase N-terminal domain-containing protein — MLIQYGQELGDYLYDVFVAKFDFWLAFGLIAQLLFTARFLVQWISSERAGKSVVPMAFWFFSMGGGLMTLVYGIAKREPVIILGQAMATIIYVRNIMLIIKAHARGSESLPN, encoded by the coding sequence ATGCTGATTCAATACGGCCAGGAACTCGGCGACTATCTGTACGACGTGTTCGTCGCCAAGTTCGATTTCTGGCTCGCCTTCGGCCTGATTGCGCAGCTGCTGTTCACCGCGCGCTTCCTGGTGCAGTGGATTTCGAGCGAGCGGGCCGGCAAGAGCGTGGTTCCGATGGCGTTCTGGTTCTTCTCGATGGGCGGCGGCCTGATGACGCTGGTCTATGGCATCGCCAAGCGCGAGCCGGTGATCATCCTTGGCCAGGCGATGGCGACGATCATCTACGTGCGCAACATCATGCTGATTATCAAGGCGCACGCCCGCGGCTCGGAGAGCCTGCCGAACTGA
- a CDS encoding amino acid ABC transporter permease: MSELGSVTPVFVRGEMVPQRPPPVHTPGVLGLVRQRLLNSPTNILLTIVGLLLLYFTVVPTVKFLLVDAVWSGSNRTDCLADKAGHPVGACWPFVQAKFSQFIYGFYPTPERWRVDLVFALGALLLLPLLIPRAPAKTLNAGLFFIAFPVLAFFLLHGGGVQGFGVTWSADLLSGVADSVGGAGRKLAAGGPIGSVIGQALLGLGTVLVWLSWPLVALRDWIQASSQPVWLDLLLTAVAVTALVFILTGVRNGWRALATTVGIFVGIAAMVAALRLDRGGLPVVDTRMWGGLLVTMVVSVTGIVASMPIGIALALGRRSTIPLIRIFSVAFIEFWRGVPLITVMFFATYMLPLFLPGNFTIDNLMRVLIGIALFAGAYNAEVIRGGLNAIPRGQAEAASALGLSYWKTTGLIVLPQALRHVIPGLVNSFIALFKDTSLVSIVALFDLLGQLRAAFADPTWSTPTTLFTGFAFTGLIYFVFCFGMSRYSLSVEHRLNAHRRT, encoded by the coding sequence ATGAGTGAGCTCGGATCCGTGACGCCCGTGTTCGTGCGTGGCGAGATGGTGCCGCAGCGGCCGCCGCCGGTGCATACCCCTGGCGTGCTTGGTCTGGTGCGCCAGAGGCTGTTGAACTCGCCGACCAATATCCTGCTGACGATCGTCGGTCTGCTGCTGCTGTATTTCACCGTGGTGCCGACGGTGAAGTTCCTGCTGGTCGATGCGGTGTGGTCCGGCTCGAACCGCACCGACTGCCTCGCCGACAAGGCCGGTCATCCGGTCGGGGCTTGCTGGCCATTCGTGCAGGCCAAGTTCTCACAGTTCATCTACGGCTTCTATCCGACGCCGGAACGCTGGCGGGTCGATCTGGTGTTCGCGCTCGGTGCGCTGCTGCTGCTGCCGCTGTTGATCCCGCGCGCGCCGGCCAAGACGCTGAATGCCGGCCTGTTCTTCATCGCCTTTCCGGTGCTGGCGTTCTTCCTGCTGCACGGCGGCGGCGTCCAGGGCTTCGGCGTCACCTGGAGTGCGGACCTGCTGAGCGGTGTTGCCGACAGCGTCGGTGGCGCCGGCCGCAAGCTCGCCGCGGGCGGGCCGATCGGTAGCGTGATCGGTCAGGCGCTGCTCGGTCTCGGCACCGTGCTGGTGTGGCTGAGCTGGCCGCTGGTGGCGCTGCGCGACTGGATCCAGGCCTCGTCACAACCGGTGTGGCTTGATCTCTTGCTCACCGCGGTCGCCGTCACCGCGCTGGTGTTCATCCTGACCGGGGTGCGCAACGGCTGGCGCGCACTGGCGACCACGGTCGGCATCTTCGTCGGCATCGCCGCGATGGTCGCCGCGCTGCGGCTCGACCGCGGCGGCCTGCCGGTCGTCGACACCCGGATGTGGGGTGGCCTGCTGGTGACAATGGTGGTGTCGGTCACCGGCATCGTCGCCTCGATGCCGATCGGCATTGCGCTCGCGCTCGGCCGCCGTTCGACGATCCCGCTGATCCGGATCTTCTCGGTCGCCTTCATCGAATTCTGGCGCGGCGTGCCGCTGATCACGGTGATGTTCTTCGCCACCTACATGCTGCCGCTGTTCCTGCCCGGCAACTTCACCATCGACAATCTGATGCGGGTGCTGATCGGCATCGCGCTGTTCGCCGGCGCCTACAATGCCGAGGTCATTCGCGGCGGCCTGAATGCGATCCCGCGCGGGCAGGCGGAGGCGGCGAGCGCGCTCGGGCTGTCGTATTGGAAGACCACCGGGCTGATCGTGCTGCCGCAGGCGCTGCGTCACGTCATTCCGGGCCTGGTCAACAGCTTCATCGCGCTGTTCAAGGACACCTCGCTGGTGTCGATCGTCGCGCTGTTCGATCTGCTCGGCCAGCTCCGCGCCGCATTTGCCGATCCGACCTGGTCGACGCCGACGACGCTGTTCACCGGCTTCGCGTTCACCGGGCTGATCTACTTCGTGTTCTGCTTCGGGATGTCGCGCTATTCGCTGTCGGTCGAGCACCGGCTCAACGCGCACCGGCGGACCTGA
- a CDS encoding DUF1365 domain-containing protein → MAALAANTSPSPGAPPAAAASLYVGEVMHARLKPVGHRFQYRVMSLLIDLDRLDEADRMSPLFGVNRRALYSFHEADHGPRDASSLRAYAQASAAAKGVDLTGGRVLLLTYPRIAGYTFNPLSVYFCYDASGALAVVIYEVRNTFGDIHPYVLPVHAGELGPAGLRQEQDKLFYVSPFIEMAMRYHFRIVPPGEIVRLRILETDADGPVLAATFAGTHRVLSTASLLQAFLALPLMTLKVIAAIHWEALRLWIKGAKLVPRPAPPSPPTGFAAGGHDAYTH, encoded by the coding sequence ATGGCCGCCCTCGCCGCCAACACCTCCCCGAGCCCCGGCGCACCGCCCGCAGCGGCCGCGTCGCTGTATGTCGGCGAGGTCATGCATGCGCGGCTGAAGCCGGTTGGACACCGTTTCCAATATCGGGTGATGTCGCTGCTGATCGATCTCGATCGGCTGGACGAGGCCGACCGGATGTCGCCCCTGTTCGGCGTCAACAGGCGCGCGCTGTACAGCTTCCACGAAGCCGATCACGGCCCGCGCGACGCCTCCTCGCTGCGCGCCTACGCTCAGGCCAGCGCCGCAGCGAAGGGCGTCGACCTCACAGGCGGCCGGGTGCTGCTGCTGACCTATCCACGGATTGCCGGCTACACCTTCAATCCGCTGTCGGTGTACTTCTGCTACGATGCCTCCGGCGCCCTCGCGGTGGTGATCTACGAAGTCCGCAACACCTTCGGCGACATCCATCCTTATGTGCTGCCGGTGCACGCTGGCGAGTTGGGGCCCGCCGGTCTGCGGCAGGAGCAGGACAAGCTGTTCTACGTCTCGCCCTTCATCGAGATGGCGATGCGCTATCACTTCCGCATCGTGCCGCCGGGCGAGATCGTGCGCTTGCGGATTCTCGAAACCGATGCGGACGGTCCCGTGCTTGCTGCGACCTTTGCAGGCACGCATCGCGTTTTGTCGACGGCATCGCTGCTACAGGCTTTCCTCGCGCTGCCGCTGATGACGTTGAAAGTGATCGCCGCGATCCATTGGGAAGCGCTGCGGCTATGGATCAAGGGCGCCAAGCTCGTTCCGCGTCCAGCGCCGCCGTCCCCTCCGACCGGCTTTGCAGCCGGCGGTCACGATGCTTATACTCACTAA
- a CDS encoding SAM-dependent methyltransferase: protein MSELVALTPDNVDDRVADLPRVVRMALAFGARLQRGTLDVTLPDGRRFRLGGAEPGPAAEMRLHSYGFASRLIHGGDIGIAEAYLNREWDTPDLTQFLYLFCVNHEMIQAMLADNPLMRLMQMVRHWFNRNTKRQARKNIYAHYDIGNEFYSAWLDPSMTYSSALFEDHTHDLTAAQINKYQRLAEAIDLKPGQSVLEIGCGWGGFAEYTAKTFDVRLVGLTISREQRDFAQQRMFEAGLADKVEIKLQDYRDERGRYDRIASIEMIEAVGEEFWPKYFSQLRDRLMPGGLVGIQAITIQDRFFQTYRREVDFIQRYVFPGGMLPSPGVLKSLGETFGVPVVRERVFGEDYAKTLATWRDNFRAAWPKLRSQGFDERFRRLWEYYLSYCEAGFLSGNIDVRQVVFAKAG, encoded by the coding sequence ATGTCCGAGTTGGTAGCGCTGACCCCCGACAACGTCGATGACCGTGTGGCCGATCTGCCGCGCGTGGTGCGGATGGCGCTGGCGTTCGGTGCGCGGCTGCAGCGCGGAACGCTCGACGTCACCCTGCCCGACGGCCGCCGCTTCCGCCTCGGCGGCGCCGAGCCCGGCCCCGCCGCCGAGATGCGGCTGCACAGCTACGGCTTTGCGTCGCGGCTGATCCATGGCGGCGACATTGGTATCGCCGAGGCTTACCTGAACCGCGAGTGGGACACGCCCGATCTCACCCAGTTCCTGTACCTGTTCTGCGTCAACCACGAGATGATCCAGGCGATGCTGGCGGACAATCCGCTGATGCGGCTGATGCAGATGGTGCGGCATTGGTTCAACCGCAACACCAAGCGGCAGGCGCGCAAGAACATCTACGCCCATTACGACATCGGCAACGAGTTCTACTCCGCCTGGCTCGATCCGAGCATGACGTATTCGTCGGCGCTGTTCGAAGATCACACCCACGATCTGACCGCAGCGCAGATCAACAAATATCAGCGGCTCGCCGAGGCGATCGACCTCAAGCCGGGACAGTCGGTGCTGGAGATCGGCTGCGGCTGGGGCGGCTTCGCCGAATATACCGCCAAGACCTTCGATGTCCGCCTCGTCGGCCTGACGATCAGCCGGGAACAGCGCGATTTCGCGCAGCAGCGGATGTTCGAGGCCGGACTCGCCGACAAGGTCGAGATCAAGCTGCAGGACTACCGCGACGAGCGCGGCCGCTACGACCGGATCGCCTCGATCGAGATGATCGAAGCGGTCGGCGAGGAATTCTGGCCAAAATACTTCTCGCAGTTGCGCGATCGGCTGATGCCGGGCGGACTGGTCGGTATCCAGGCCATCACCATTCAGGACCGGTTCTTCCAGACCTACCGGCGAGAGGTCGATTTCATCCAGCGCTACGTGTTCCCCGGCGGCATGCTGCCCTCACCCGGTGTGCTGAAGTCGCTCGGCGAGACGTTCGGCGTACCTGTGGTGCGCGAGCGGGTGTTCGGAGAAGATTATGCCAAGACACTCGCAACCTGGAGAGACAATTTCCGTGCAGCGTGGCCAAAGCTGAGATCGCAAGGCTTCGACGAACGCTTCCGCCGGCTGTGGGAATACTACCTGTCGTATTGCGAAGCCGGTTTCCTGTCCGGAAATATCGATGTCCGCCAGGTGGTGTTCGCAAAGGCGGGCTGA
- a CDS encoding amino acid ABC transporter substrate-binding protein produces the protein MKRVSIVVALAIAVGLSPQVAGAQNPKAGSTAGAEKKKTTLEIVRENGALSCGVSQGLPGFSAPDDKGNWAGLDVDVCRAIAAAVFDDPSKVKFVPLSAKDRFTALQSGEIDVLSRNTTWTLSRDTSLGVNFAGVSYYDGQGFMAKKSLKVNSALELNGASICVQTGTTNEQNVADYFKGNNMKYEVIAFANADEAVKAYESGRCDVFTSDVSQLYAQRLKLATPADHAVLPEVISKEPLGPLVRHGDDQWFDIVKWTLFALVNAEELGVTQKNVDEMAKSDKPELKRVFGTDGNLGEQLGLTKDWVARIVKATGNYGESFERNVGSGSKLEIARGLNKLWNKGGIMYAPPIR, from the coding sequence ATGAAGCGCGTCTCTATTGTTGTCGCCCTCGCTATCGCTGTCGGTCTGTCGCCTCAGGTCGCCGGCGCGCAAAATCCCAAGGCCGGATCGACGGCGGGCGCAGAGAAAAAGAAGACTACGCTTGAGATTGTTCGGGAAAACGGCGCTCTGTCCTGCGGCGTCAGCCAGGGACTGCCCGGTTTTTCGGCGCCCGACGACAAAGGCAATTGGGCCGGCCTCGACGTCGATGTCTGCCGCGCGATTGCGGCCGCGGTGTTCGACGACCCCAGCAAGGTGAAGTTCGTGCCGCTGTCGGCGAAGGATCGCTTCACCGCGCTGCAGTCCGGTGAGATCGATGTGCTGTCGCGCAATACCACCTGGACGCTGTCGCGCGATACCTCGCTCGGCGTGAACTTCGCTGGCGTCAGCTATTATGACGGCCAGGGCTTCATGGCCAAGAAGTCGCTCAAGGTGAATTCGGCGCTGGAACTGAACGGCGCCTCGATCTGCGTGCAGACCGGCACCACCAACGAGCAGAACGTTGCCGACTATTTCAAAGGCAACAACATGAAGTACGAGGTGATCGCGTTCGCCAATGCCGACGAAGCGGTCAAGGCCTATGAGTCCGGTCGTTGCGACGTGTTCACCTCCGACGTCTCGCAGCTCTACGCCCAACGTCTAAAGCTGGCGACCCCGGCTGATCATGCCGTGCTGCCGGAGGTGATTTCCAAGGAGCCGCTGGGCCCGCTGGTTCGCCACGGCGACGATCAGTGGTTCGACATCGTCAAGTGGACGTTGTTCGCGCTGGTCAATGCCGAAGAGCTCGGCGTCACCCAGAAGAACGTCGACGAGATGGCCAAGTCGGACAAGCCCGAGCTGAAGCGGGTGTTCGGCACCGACGGCAATCTTGGCGAACAGCTCGGCCTGACCAAGGATTGGGTTGCCCGCATCGTCAAGGCGACCGGCAATTACGGCGAGTCGTTCGAACGCAATGTCGGCTCCGGCTCGAAGCTGGAGATCGCGCGCGGCCTCAACAAGCTCTGGAACAAGGGGGGCATCATGTACGCCCCGCCGATCCGCTGA